In the Bacteroidota bacterium genome, GTTTAACAACAAAAATGATTTAATTGTGCTACCTTAAATTTGATAAATGAAAAAGAATCTACAATCTGTTTACTGTGGTATAATTGCCCCAATAATTTTTGTGTTAATTTTTACAATTGAAGGTGCTTTTCGCGATAATTATTCACCAATAAAAAATTTTATTAGCGAATTATCCCTCGGAGAAAGAGGTTGGATTCAAATTGTCAATTTTTTAATATTTGGCTTTTTATTGTTTGTATTTAGTTTTCAATTAATAATCGATTTTCGCAAAACCAAGTTATCGGTTGCAGGGCCGGTTTTGCTTTTGATTCTCTCCGTTTGTTTCTTTTTTTCCGGCCCGTTTGTAACCGACCCCAATACAATATTTGCAGATCAAAAAAGTATTCATGGGATAATCCATGGTGTTTTAGGAGGGTTAGTATTTTTAATTATTCCAATAAGTTTGTGGGTGTTTCTAAAACTATTCAAAAAAATAGCATATTTAAATCCATTAAAAAACGTAACCCTCTTTTTTGCTATAACTTCAACAATATTTTTTATCTGCTTTACCTATGTAACCAAAGTTCCTGCAGCGCAAAATATTTTTTCAAACTGTAATGGCCTGTTTCAACGCTTTGCATTAATTCCTTTTATGGTTTGGGTTGTTTATTTTGCCTACTTTATAAAAAATAAAATGTCCCGCTATGCATGGTCTCCGACCATACATCCGAACAGCGGCCTCCCGACCGCTAAAATTAAATTTGATAAATAAATTTCATTATTTTTAAAAAAAGCATGAAACACTATGGTTGATCCAAACATTGTATTCCCGATACTTGAGCTTACCGACTGGGTTTTCGAAGGTGAATGTGTTTATGAACTAGAAACTAAATGGGGTGGCCCATTTTATATAAAGGAAAATGAATTAGAAAAACATTTACAACGATTAATTATCGATAGTGAAGGAAAGGTTTTAAAAGTCACTTTTGAAAAAATAATCAGTAGAGAAACTACTATTTTTTCATTTTTTATGCCAACAAAAAACCTTATGGAATTGAATTTGGAATTAACTGATAGAAAAATGACTTTAGATGAAGTTAAACGAAAAATCATCTCCAATACCGAAAAAAATTTTATTATAAAACGTTATAAAGAAATTTCTGAAGCTGATTTTAATAATAAACTACGTGCAGCACCAAATTTTGTGAAATTATTCGAAATCGCATCAATGGAGGATGAATAAATAGCATTAAAAGCTATGCATGGTCTCCGACCATGCATCCGAACCGCGGTCTCCCGACCGCTAGCTCCAATTCAACATATTCAAAATAAAACCGCTAATTTGCAATCCCAATAACCCAAATAAAACCACCTCAATGCAAACCAACGACACAAAAATCAGCAAATTTCTAAGCCTGGTTTTACGACATCAACCCGAATTAATCGGTCTTCAACTCGACCAAAATGGCTGGGCAGATGTAGCAGTATTAATTGAAAAAGTAAATGCGCATGGCATTAAAATCGACCAAACAATTTTAAACCATATTGTTGCAACAAATCCCAAAAAGCGATTTGCTTTTAACGATACACAAGATAAAATTCGTGCAAGTCAGGGCCATTCCATAGAAATAGAATTAGGATATACCAATCAGCAACCACCCGAAATATTATATCATGGAACAGGTGAAAAATCTGTCGCTTCAATTTTACAATCCGGCCTTGAAAAGCGCAACCGTCAACACGTCCATTTAAGCGCCGATATCACCACCGCCATCAAAGTCGGACAACGCCACGGAAAACCAAAAATATTCAAAGTGTTTGCCCAACAAATGTTCAACGACAACTACATTTTCTACATTTCAGACAACGGCGTATGGCTAACAGATAATGTGCCTGTCAGGTATTTACAAATTAATGATGAATAAAAACGCACTTCCACACAACCTAATTGTAATTTATAACACCTTTAAAATCGCATAATATCAAAACCTAAACAATGAAATTAACTGTACAAATCACGCGTCAGGAGTATTATGAATTTACCAAGTACCATTTTTATCATACGCAGTTTAAAAAAAATGTAATATCAATGGTAATTATGGTTGCGGTACTCGAGATAGTATTAAGTCTAAATGGGTTTAATTTGTTTGCAACCATCATTTCAGTAATTGGTGCCGGCTTGTTTTATTATTTTGCAATTTCCAGAATTTTAAAAAGAGCTAAAAATGTTCCCGACAATGATGGAGCAATTTTGGGTGAAAATGTGTATACATTTAACGAAGAACAAATTCTGTTTAATTCCCAAAACTCAGAAGCTGTGCATCGCTGGCAGGTTATTAAAAGTTTCAAAGAAGCCGCCAAAGCATATTATTTGTTTATGGATTCCAACATGGCAATAGTAATCCCAAAACGCGTATTTAGCAACCCAGAGGAAGAAACTGAATTTAAAGCATTGGTTCAACGAAAATTACTATCAAATTTACAAACCCCATAAATAAAATAAATAACCCGCTATGCATGGTCTCCGACCATGCATCCGAACCCGGGTCTCCCGACCCTTAGCTCCTCACAAAAATGCTAATTAAAACCACCCACGCCGCCTACATTTTCACACTCAGCATACTCTTATATGCCCTTGGACTATATTATTACCACGGCTTTAGTAATTATTTCTTAATAATTCCCGGATGGCATATACAATTTAATAATACGTATTTGTACATCGCTTGCAGTATACTTGGTATTCTAAATATTTTGTTATACAAACAACTCTCAAAACGAAGTCCCACAATTAAAGTTTACAAGCTAATATTACATATTTTACTTACTGTCCCACTTTGGATGTTATGTCAGTATTTGCAAATTTCTGTATTGCAAAATCAATTTATGGACTATGTGCGTGAAGGCCAATTGGGAAATTATTATTTAAAAACATTTTTTTATTCAATGATTTTGATAGTTGTAATTCAAATTTATTATTGGTATAACTTATTTAAAACTACCCATTCAAATACCGGCGCTAAATAATTTTTAATTTATTTAAACAGGTGATGCTATGCATGGTCTCCGACCATGCATCCGAACCGCGGTCTCCCGACCGTTAGGCAAATTACATTCAAATGCTTAAAATTAGAATTATTGCACTCCCCATCATCCCTACTGCAACACTAAATCAAAATAATAAACCTTTTCTCCTGATATCATTCTAAGTAAATAATATCCTTTTGCAAATTTCGAAAAGTCCAATATAATTAAGTTATGGAAATCAAAATTGGTTTCCCACACTATCCCTTGAAACGATAACATTTCAAGATGAGCTTCCGGCAGGTATAATTCATTTTTCGACTCAATTTGCACAACACCAAATGAGGGATTGGGATATAATATTAACGCGTCAGTTAATAATCTACAATCGGTTACTACAACAGTGTCACTTAATATTTTGCATAGCGTAGTGCTGGTCACATAATAACGACCTGTATCCTGAATGATTATTTCCTGCGTGGTTGCACCTGTATTCCATAAATAGTTGGATAAAACACCTGCATTTAATACAGCAGTATAATTTCCTGTTTCACATAAATCAATTGAATCACCTAAATCAATAACGGCATCTTTATAAGCATCCTCATAAATGGTTACATAATCAAAAAAATCATAACAAGGAACTGAATAATGAACGCTATATGTGCCTGGTTGTAAAATCGAAACAGATTGTGTGGTATCTCCGGTACTCCACAAATAATGTTCCATATTGGCAGGGGCAGTTAATGTAATCGGTTCATTAGTTGCACAAAATACAATATCATTGAAATCGAAAAATAAAATACTGTCGGGCGGAAGTGGTGGCGCAATTACATTAAACGAATCAATATAGGTATTACACTTTAAGCGGCTTGTTAAAATAGTGGTGCCGTTTTCAAATATTTCAGCAGATGCAGTTGTGTATCCATTACTCCATAAATAGGTTTCATAAACTGCAGGACTATATAATGTTATTGGTAGCTCGTCGTTACAAATTGAGGTGTCCATTGCAGATGTAAAAACGGAATCTACATGTTCTGATACATAGGTACTATCAGCAACAATTTGGAACCCATTATCATATTGCAACCAGTATAACCCTGCATCGGTTATATGAATTGTTTTACCGGTTTCGCCGGTACTCCATAAGTAGTTGCCTTCGCCAAGATTTATATCCAGCACAAGTGTATCATTTTCACAAATCATGGTATCCTGCAAAAAATGTTGTGGTGCATGTGTTAAAGAAACATCATCAATAAAAAAATACGATTTCCAATGTTCTATACAGGGGCAATATTCATCGGGTAAAAAAAGGGTATCTGTTGTTTCATCCGGTTTAAAGTTGCCAATGGTCATCCACTTTTCGCCACCTGTTGCTAAATAATATCCATTCATTTGGTTCCAGGTACCGGGGTTTAAAATGTAATTGCCATCTAAATTGGAAAGATGTGCATCAACGCCCAGTGTATCACTTTCGGCAAAATCGGTAATTCTGTTTTTAGAAAAATAAACACCGATGTCATCGCTGGTAAAAAATTTTGTTGTCTCCCAAAAAATATCCAATTGGCGCATAGCAGTTGCCAGCCATGTTTCAAAATAATAAAATTCACCGGCAACCAACGAATCGGTTAACTGCACCTGAATATATTCTCTATGGCTTGCCTGGTCAGAAATAATCGTTAAGCCGACATAGGCATTCCCACTGTGAGTTGGTTGATTCTCAGTGTACATGTTAAATGGTATGTATACCATTGAGTCAAACGTTAAGCCATCACAAACATTAAAATAATCCGGACTGCCATCAGTGGCTGCATGCCAATCTGCTATAAATGTGTTAGAAACCTGAAATATTGTAGCTGTGTCATAGGGACAATAATCATGCAACTCAAAACTTGGATTTGGGACCAAATTTTGAGCCCTTACACTTAAGTGCAAAACAGTAATGCAACAGAGCATAAAAACGAAACGGGGCATATTTCAAATTTACAGTTTTTCCGTTTATAAGTATAATTTGAAGTCAATTTTTTGCACTTTGGAGCTGCTCAGAGCCAATGGCACAGCTAAAAGTTGCAATTCATAAATCAAAATGGGTAGATTTGAATGCAGTTATTTTAAACATGCAAAAAAACAATATGTCTAAAGTCCTCCAAAACCTGATTGAAGCTGAACAAAAAGCCGAACAACTTTTTGATGCAATATCAGCACGCAATTTAATTACCCCCGGTAAAACCGAACAACAATTAAATACCGAAATATTTAATCTCGCAAATGAATTATTCGGCATCGAAAAATATTGGCATAAACGAATTGTGCGCGCAGGAAAAAATACACTGGTTCCATATGATGAAAATCCACCTGATTTAACCATACAAGATGATGATATTTTATTTCTCGACTTCGGGCCCATTTTCGAAGAATGGGAAGCCGATTTTGGAAGAACATTTGTAATTGGTAATGACCCGCTGAAAATGAAATTAAAACAGGACATTGAAAAAGCATGGTATGAAGCTAAAAATTGGTATTTGCAACATAACAGTTTAACCGGCGCCGATTTTCATGCATACATCTGCAACCTCGCAAAAATATATGGCTGGGAATATGGCGGACAACTTGCAGGTCACCTTATCGGACATTTTCCGCATGAACGACTCGAACCTCAAAATTATGGTTTATACGTCCACCCCGGCAACCCAAACGATATGTTTTTACCCGATGCAAACGGCAACAAACGCCATTGGATTTTAGAAATCCATTTCATTGACCGGGAAAAAGAAATTGGCGGATTTTTTGAGCAATTGATGGTGTAAATCTGTCAACTTGTTTAGTATATCATTCTTGTATATTTTACTCTGTAAATACAATATAAATTCATTAATAATTAACATGTGTGTTCTTGTTTCCATTGGTATAGCAGAGCTCGTAAAATTAAAAATGAATTAGTAGTTGTATTGTTTTCTGATGACTAATATATTTTATCAGTAACTCAAGTATGAATTTTTGAATAAAGTAACTTCGCCATTTATTGCTAATTAAAGCCAATATATTATTAAACCTATTAAATTGTCAAAATTTATAATACCCGATTAATGTGCTCTTCGTTTTCCAAATCGCTTTTTTCAAGGTGCATTACCTGCTCTATTTGTTTATCAATGTTTACAAATTGTAGCACAAACCACGCTAATGCAATAATACCTGCGAATGCAAGTAGTGAAATTTGCCAGTTAAAATTTTCTGTCATTGGTCCTATAAATGTAGCAAATGTCATTTGCCCCATATTGGCAATAGTCATATATAATGTAAACTGGCTCGCTGAAATCTTTTTCCAGCAGCATTGCATAGCAACAGCATAAACGGCTATACAGTTTAACGTAAAAATTATATTTTGTGCAATCATAAAAGCCAATATAAAACTTTTATCTGACCAATACACTTTAGAAAATGATAAAATGGAAACGAAAAGTATAAAACAAAAAAAGTAAATATTGATCATTTTCTTTTTGCCATATCTATCTATAAGAATTCCGCCAATGACCATTCCCAAAATTCCACCAATGAGTTTTGCAGAAGCGTAATAATTAGAATATTCAACATTTGTCCACCCCAATTCTTTAACAGTAAAAATAGGAAGTAAAGTGCCCATATATTTTGAACCTCCCTGACAAATAAATAACATCAAGGCAATGAGTAAAGAATTACGTAATGTAAATACTTTAAATAAAGATTTGAAAATGGCCCGCCAGTCATTCAGTTGCAAATTTTGCGTATCCGATGAAGGTTTACCTTTTGACCATGGGGCTAATTTTTCACCATTTCTTTCCCTTAAAAATGCAGGAACTAACATGATAACTCCGATTGCAACTGCCACTGTAAGCATTGCAGTCTTAAAGTCATATATATTTAAAATTAAACTACATGCTGCAAGTGAAACCGATAAGCCAATCACTTTTGAACCCCACATTAAACCATTGGCTTTTGCCTGTTGGTCTCCCGGAATTAAATCAACTGCCATGCCATCCGTAGCAATATCCTGAAAAGCACCAAAGCAGGAAACAAAAAATGCGGCTATCATTAATTGATTTAAGTTGTTTAAAGGATCCGGAACATACGCCATATAAATACAACTGAGCACCAAACCCAGTTGCCCCAAAAGCACCCACGGTCGTTTTCTTCCCATCGGTAAATAAGTATATCGATCCATCATTGGTGCCGCAATAAATTTAAAACTCCATGGCAAAACAATTATGATAGCAAATGCAGAAATTTCGCCAGGCGTTTTCCCGTTCATAGCCATCCACGCAGGTATACCCAAAGCAAGCATTCCTTCAGGCACACCCTGAGCAAAATACAAGGCTATAAAATTGAAATATCGCAGTAATTTATTTTCAGCGAGCGCCGGTAAAATCCTATTTTTCCTTTGCTGAATTGTCAAAGTTGTTTGCATGATATTCTTGTTAAGAGCTTGAAAGAGGGAAGAGCAATAAATTATTACTCTTCCCATTTGAAATGGTTTTAATTAACTAAAGTGGCTGTATTATTTTGAGCCTAAATCTTTCTTCACAAAAAGCAATTCACTCCAGCTTTGCTCAAGATATTCTGCAAGGTCTTTCTGATATTGCGCATAGGATCCTTGTCCGTTTACTTCTTCATACGCATCTTTAAATGGTTTGCGGAAACCGGGAGTTTTTTCTTTTAAACCTTCTTTATACCTTGTCACAATTAAATAATGAAATTGCCCTGACGAGTTTGATTTATACACAGCAACCGAAACCCCGGACGCTTCCCAAGTTTTTTGTAATCTTTTAATCATGAGTACCACATTATCGTTTTGACCCATTTTCGGATACACATGTGTAATATTTATTTTATCTGTAACATCACCTATCGCAACTGAACTTAGTGAATCAATAAATTCATAGTAGCCTGCCGATTGTTTGTCGGTTAAATAAATTGCAACGTTTTTGTTCCAATCTTCCATATGGGCAGCACCAAGGTCGCCTCTGGAATCTTCACTTTCCCATGTTTTTGGTCCTTCAGTAATTTGATATCCACCCATATCAGGACCTGTTTGAATTGCAAAAACCCTCCAGGCAGCATCACCTGAATGATATTTTTGAGCATGATTGGCAAGTGCGCGCTCAAATTCGCTTACCTTATCAATTTTTGGAAATACCCGGTGTGTAGATATTACATTTTTGGTTTGTGCCATACTCCAAAGTGGCATTACCATAATAAGCAGCATAAAAGCAAGTGGCTTTAGGTTTAATTTGATTTTCATTTTCTTTTGATTTTGTGGTTAATTATTATTTTAGAAATCATAAATTATTCCAGCAAAATTCCACCATACACGCATTTTTCATGCGCATAGATTAACCAAAAAACCGAATTTTTCATGCAAAGAATAGGACAAATGGCCCAACTATAGGACAAAATCACCATACTTTAAATCAATTGCCAATTTTGTAGTCAGGAAGTGTAAATAATTGCGTTTTGAATTTACCTTTATTGGCAAATCTTTCTGCTTTATATGAAAGTCATCCTGTTTTTAACCCTTTTGCTCGGTTGTTTTTTAATGCCTGTGCATGCACAGCTTAAATATGATTGGCTTACAACCTCGGATGGCTTATCACAGGGGTACATTCATGATATTATTCAGGATAGGGATGGTTTTATGTGGTTCGGAACTAAGGATGGACTCAACCGCTACGATGGATACACTTTTAAAGAATACACCTATAATATATATGACCCCAATTCAATAAGCAACAACACCGTGCATCATTTATATGAAGACAGCAAAGGGAGAATTTGGGCTATAACGGATAATGGAATAAATATTTATGATAAAAACAGGGATAGTTTTCGACGCATTATGCACGACCCCAAAAATGAAAATAGCCTTGCCGATGATAAAATCTCATTACCGATTATTGAATTAAATGATGGGCGTTTTTTAGTAATGCCTGAAGAAGAAAGTATTCATCTTATAACCTTACCTGACGATTTCTTTGAAAAAGACCTGGACCCGGAAATTGTTCGTTTGAAAACACCTGAAGTGCACAATGCTTCACATTTATATAAAGATAAACATGGAAAAGTATGGCTTATTGC is a window encoding:
- a CDS encoding MFS transporter, encoding MQTTLTIQQRKNRILPALAENKLLRYFNFIALYFAQGVPEGMLALGIPAWMAMNGKTPGEISAFAIIIVLPWSFKFIAAPMMDRYTYLPMGRKRPWVLLGQLGLVLSCIYMAYVPDPLNNLNQLMIAAFFVSCFGAFQDIATDGMAVDLIPGDQQAKANGLMWGSKVIGLSVSLAACSLILNIYDFKTAMLTVAVAIGVIMLVPAFLRERNGEKLAPWSKGKPSSDTQNLQLNDWRAIFKSLFKVFTLRNSLLIALMLFICQGGSKYMGTLLPIFTVKELGWTNVEYSNYYASAKLIGGILGMVIGGILIDRYGKKKMINIYFFCFILFVSILSFSKVYWSDKSFILAFMIAQNIIFTLNCIAVYAVAMQCCWKKISASQFTLYMTIANMGQMTFATFIGPMTENFNWQISLLAFAGIIALAWFVLQFVNIDKQIEQVMHLEKSDLENEEHINRVL
- a CDS encoding RNA 2'-phosphotransferase, which translates into the protein MQTNDTKISKFLSLVLRHQPELIGLQLDQNGWADVAVLIEKVNAHGIKIDQTILNHIVATNPKKRFAFNDTQDKIRASQGHSIEIELGYTNQQPPEILYHGTGEKSVASILQSGLEKRNRQHVHLSADITTAIKVGQRHGKPKIFKVFAQQMFNDNYIFYISDNGVWLTDNVPVRYLQINDE
- a CDS encoding YcxB family protein, producing the protein MKLTVQITRQEYYEFTKYHFYHTQFKKNVISMVIMVAVLEIVLSLNGFNLFATIISVIGAGLFYYFAISRILKRAKNVPDNDGAILGENVYTFNEEQILFNSQNSEAVHRWQVIKSFKEAAKAYYLFMDSNMAIVIPKRVFSNPEEETEFKALVQRKLLSNLQTP
- a CDS encoding aminopeptidase P family protein — translated: MQKNNMSKVLQNLIEAEQKAEQLFDAISARNLITPGKTEQQLNTEIFNLANELFGIEKYWHKRIVRAGKNTLVPYDENPPDLTIQDDDILFLDFGPIFEEWEADFGRTFVIGNDPLKMKLKQDIEKAWYEAKNWYLQHNSLTGADFHAYICNLAKIYGWEYGGQLAGHLIGHFPHERLEPQNYGLYVHPGNPNDMFLPDANGNKRHWILEIHFIDREKEIGGFFEQLMV
- a CDS encoding DUF998 domain-containing protein, translated to MKKNLQSVYCGIIAPIIFVLIFTIEGAFRDNYSPIKNFISELSLGERGWIQIVNFLIFGFLLFVFSFQLIIDFRKTKLSVAGPVLLLILSVCFFFSGPFVTDPNTIFADQKSIHGIIHGVLGGLVFLIIPISLWVFLKLFKKIAYLNPLKNVTLFFAITSTIFFICFTYVTKVPAAQNIFSNCNGLFQRFALIPFMVWVVYFAYFIKNKMSRYAWSPTIHPNSGLPTAKIKFDK